In Lautropia mirabilis, one DNA window encodes the following:
- the hflK gene encoding FtsH protease activity modulator HflK, whose amino-acid sequence MSTPDDSGWGRSAGSGQDQNPPPAASPTPSGRSPEAGGTRGADEQPPARPPAASPSPWQSERPQPQRPSDGPPDLDEFWQDLSSKLNGLLGGKRGGQGGRGGMPVGGGRNAAPSGRSLLSGLAIVGVVAGLAWLGSGFYIVQEGQVAAVLRFGQFRYLTHEAGIQWNLPYPIETHEIVDRSRLRQIEVGYRNSVRTKVPKESLILTGDQSIVDLQYAVQYRIDNPGDFLFQNNLSSGSEELIRQVAESAMREVVGQRTTDQVLYEDKAQVAEDAQTLTQAILDRYKLGIGIVDFTIQQAQPPEQVQAAFEDANKADQDRQRLINEGQAYANDVIPRAKGTADRMVLEAQGYRARVIAQAEGDALRFDQIYTQYANAPQVTRERMYLETMQQILSNTSKVYLDSQKNGSLLYLPLDRILDRNQGKGGKPSLTGERAERAVEQAPASVQTPQPANAGGTGIAQDADSRGASLNALRSRDRSYAR is encoded by the coding sequence ATGTCTACCCCTGATGATTCGGGCTGGGGCCGAAGTGCCGGATCCGGCCAGGACCAGAACCCGCCTCCTGCTGCATCCCCGACCCCTTCCGGCCGGTCGCCCGAGGCCGGTGGCACCCGTGGCGCGGATGAGCAACCCCCGGCGCGTCCGCCTGCTGCGTCGCCTTCGCCGTGGCAGTCCGAGCGCCCGCAGCCGCAGCGTCCGTCCGATGGCCCGCCCGATCTCGACGAGTTCTGGCAGGACCTGAGCAGCAAGCTCAACGGCCTGTTGGGGGGCAAGCGTGGCGGCCAGGGCGGCCGCGGCGGCATGCCCGTTGGTGGTGGCCGCAATGCCGCCCCCTCCGGACGCAGCCTGCTTTCGGGTCTGGCCATCGTCGGCGTCGTGGCCGGCCTGGCCTGGCTGGGCAGCGGCTTCTATATCGTGCAGGAAGGCCAGGTGGCTGCCGTGCTGCGCTTTGGCCAGTTCCGCTACCTCACGCACGAGGCCGGCATCCAGTGGAACCTGCCGTACCCCATCGAGACGCACGAGATCGTCGACCGCTCGCGGCTGCGCCAGATCGAGGTGGGCTACCGCAACTCGGTGCGTACCAAGGTGCCCAAGGAGTCGCTCATCCTCACGGGTGACCAGAGCATCGTCGACCTGCAGTACGCCGTGCAGTACCGCATCGACAATCCGGGTGACTTCCTCTTCCAGAACAACCTGTCCTCCGGCTCCGAGGAGCTGATCCGCCAGGTGGCCGAATCGGCCATGCGCGAGGTGGTGGGCCAGCGCACCACCGACCAGGTGCTCTACGAGGACAAGGCGCAGGTGGCCGAGGATGCCCAGACGCTCACGCAAGCCATCCTGGATCGCTACAAGCTCGGCATCGGCATCGTCGACTTCACCATCCAGCAGGCCCAGCCGCCCGAGCAGGTGCAGGCCGCCTTCGAGGACGCCAACAAGGCCGATCAGGACCGCCAGCGCCTCATCAACGAAGGCCAGGCCTACGCCAACGACGTGATCCCGCGCGCCAAGGGTACCGCCGACCGGATGGTGCTGGAGGCCCAGGGCTACCGGGCACGGGTCATTGCCCAGGCCGAGGGTGATGCGCTGCGCTTCGACCAGATCTACACCCAGTACGCCAACGCGCCGCAGGTCACGCGCGAGCGGATGTATCTGGAGACCATGCAGCAGATCCTGTCCAACACCTCCAAGGTGTATCTGGATTCGCAGAAGAACGGCAGCCTGCTGTATCTGCCGCTCGATCGCATCCTGGATCGCAACCAGGGCAAGGGTGGCAAGCCGTCGCTGACGGGCGAGCGCGCCGAGCGCGCGGTCGAGCAGGCACCGGCCAGCGTGCAGACGCCCCAGCCGGCCAACGCGGGCGGCACCGGCATCGCGCAGGATGCCGACAGCCGTGGTGCTTCGCTCAACGCGCTGCGCAGCCGCGATCGGAGCTACGCCCGATGA